One genomic segment of Choristoneura fumiferana chromosome Z, NRCan_CFum_1, whole genome shotgun sequence includes these proteins:
- the LOC141434046 gene encoding uncharacterized protein, with translation MKINVVHIVCILNLLWRSSESSIAGVTYMDHFDFEERYRHVHECDPFYWHPLHLPEDCADMYEKLIRSKIPKNGAFRVLKERRPVYVDDSFSSDGDYQIPYNFEYTGNFHFYTPSFPSFPYPIKPVRGFRMNREMTPYEKMLASVRRDVSNQPSYPTIQVMPNLGPVALYYQPISKKSESMIKKLSRTYGGAAREAPVYKRDPYDQEGKKNRKEDINKNKWKDVVNKVLKKGWKKTEKGRFVTLSKTKPKH, from the exons ATGAAA ATAAATGTCGTGCACATCGTATGCATACTAAATTTGCTATGGAGAAGCAGTGAGAGTTCAATAGCCGGCGTTACTTATATGGATCATTTCGACTTTGAGGAGAGATACCGACACGTTCACGAGTGCGACCCCTTCTATTGGCACCCCCTACATCTGCCTGAGGACTGTGCTGACATGTACGAGAAATTAATACGTTCCAAAATTCCCAAGAATGGTGCTTTTCGGGTCTTAAAAGAAAGGAGACCTGTGTATGTAGACGACAGCTTCTCAAGTGACGGTGACTACCAAATACCCTACAATTTCGAATACACTGGAAACTTTCACTTCTATACCCCAAGTTTTCCAAGTTTTCCGTACCCAATCAAGCCAGTGCGTGGCTTCCGTATGAACCGTGAGATGACACCGTACGAGAAAATGCTCGCATCAGTTAGAAGAGACGTAAGCAATCAACCTAGTTATCCAACAATCCAAGTCATGCCTAACCTTGGTCCTGTTGCATTATACTATCAACCTATATCCAAAAAGAGTGAATCaatgataaaaaaactttcaagaaCCTATGGTGGGGCTGCCCGCGAGGCCCCTGTATATAAACGCGACCCGTACGACCAAGAAGGGAAGAAAAATAGAAAGGAAGacatcaacaaaaataaatggaaaGACGTAGTGAACAAAGTTCTCAAGAAAGGCTGGAAGAAAACAGAAAAAGGTCGTTTCGTTACTTTATCAAAAACTAAACCTAAacattga
- the LOC141439392 gene encoding uncharacterized protein translates to MERVTTSTTWMALLIVANPIVAVHLPWDKWSWDVPQGPIEHFFRRHNDMPVKSPHFVCECPPNEECKLDFKLNEEAVDLLNIRGVLNQKEVQQFKDDMEIIKEKTKSSVLERSARMRRNNDKAPSEQCCCPPQTAMMPTFVAERRFNNVLDDLAFRREEDAHVNTLPRTL, encoded by the exons ATGGAGaga GTAACTACCAGTACCACTTGGATGGCATTACTGATTGTCGCTAACCCCATAGTAGCAGTTCACTTACCCTGGGACAAGTGGTCTTGGGATGTGCCTCAAGGACCTATAGAACATTTCTTTCGGAGACATAACGACATGCCCGTAAAATCACCACATTTCGTGTGTGAATGTCCTCCCAATGAAG AATGCAAGCTAGACTTTAAGTTGAATGAAGAAGCAGTAGATTTATTAAACATTAGAGGTGTTTTGAACCAAAAAGAAGTTCAGCAATTTAAAGACGACATGGAAATTATTAAAGAGAAGACTAAATCGTCGGTCCTTGAAAGATCCGCTCGaatgcgtagaaataatgacaaGGCTCCTTCAGAACAGTGCTGCTGTCCCCCGCAAACCGCAATGATGCCTACTTTTGTCGCCGAGAGACGGTTCAATAATGTTTTAGATGACCTTGCTTTTAGAAGAGAGGAAGATGCTCATGTAAATACCTTGCCTCGGACTCTGTAa
- the fln gene encoding flightin codes for MWDDADVEEETPAPEPVVEEAPAPEPEPAPEAEPEPPQAVVKGTEPKKLIFKHWVRPKFLQYNYLYDYRRNYYDDVINYLDRRNKGIATETPRAQTWGERALRTYLERSGSASSARAARSDKALLRAVSTGARFHRYHSKSLISRKYSTLGFNTVSI; via the exons ATGTGGGACGACGCTGATGTTGAGGAAGAGACCCCGGCGCCAGAGCCCGTCGTTGAGGAGGCGCCCGCCCCCGAACCGGAGCCCGCGCCCGAGGCCGAACCGGAACCCCCGCAGGCCGTCGTCAAGGGAACAGAGCCTAAGAAACTAATATTCAAACATTGGGTCAG ACCTAAATTCCTCCAATACAACTACCTTTACGACTACCGACGCAATTACTACGACGATGTGATCAATTACCTGGACCGACGGAACAAGGGTATCGCGACGGAGACGCCGCGCGCGCAGACGTGGGGCGAGCGGGCGCTGCGGACGTACCTGGAGCGCTCGGGCTCAGCGAGCAGCGCACGCGCCGCCCGCAGCGACAAGGCGCTGCTGCGCGCCGTCTCCACCGGCGCCCGCTTCCACCGCTACCACAGCAAGTCCTTAATCTCGAGGAAGTATTCCACGCTCGGATTTAACACCGTCTCCATCTAG